The Amylolactobacillus amylophilus DSM 20533 = JCM 1125 genome contains a region encoding:
- the secY gene encoding preprotein translocase subunit SecY gives MFSTLKNAFADKEIRKKIFFTLFILFLYRIGSNITVPGINAGAISKVAEVGLIPILDTVSGGGLANYSIFALGVSPYITAQIVIQLLQMDIVPRLVEWGKQGEVGRRKTNQVTRYLSLVVAFIQSIGITLGFNALTSAGLVKEQTVTSYIQIGIIMTAGTMLLTWLGDQITDKGLGNGVSMLIFAGIIARLPSGLYALIKEYIINASASDRTTGIIFIVAVVVAVLLVTTFVTYVQQANRKIPIQYTRRAAVSGSESYLPLKVNVAGVIPVIFASSFIVTPATVLVAFQSSYSDATWYKVLSEIFSLQTTTGALIYTFLIILFTFFYAFVQVNPEKLAENLQKQGAYIPSVWPGKETEKYVSSLLMKLSTVGAVFLGLVALLPQLASNIWGLPQSIGLGGTSLLIVIGVALEISRQIDGLLMKQEYVGFIR, from the coding sequence ATGTTCTCAACGTTGAAGAACGCATTTGCGGATAAAGAGATTAGAAAGAAGATTTTTTTCACTTTATTCATTCTGTTTCTTTATCGGATTGGATCAAATATCACAGTGCCTGGGATTAACGCTGGTGCAATTAGTAAAGTTGCAGAGGTTGGGCTGATTCCAATCCTCGACACCGTTAGTGGTGGCGGGTTGGCTAACTATTCAATCTTTGCACTCGGTGTTTCGCCGTACATTACCGCACAAATCGTTATTCAACTTTTGCAGATGGACATCGTGCCACGATTAGTTGAATGGGGGAAACAAGGTGAGGTTGGCCGGCGTAAGACAAACCAAGTAACTAGATATCTTTCACTCGTTGTGGCGTTTATCCAAAGTATTGGGATTACATTAGGTTTCAATGCTTTGACAAGTGCTGGGCTGGTGAAAGAGCAAACGGTGACCTCATATATTCAGATCGGTATCATTATGACCGCCGGAACCATGTTACTGACTTGGTTAGGTGATCAAATTACTGATAAGGGTCTGGGAAATGGCGTTTCCATGCTGATTTTTGCCGGGATCATCGCTCGTCTACCAAGTGGCTTATATGCACTGATTAAGGAGTACATCATCAACGCGTCAGCTAGTGATCGTACTACTGGAATCATCTTTATCGTTGCTGTCGTTGTAGCTGTCTTATTAGTTACAACTTTCGTCACTTACGTTCAGCAGGCTAATAGAAAGATTCCGATTCAGTATACTAGAAGAGCCGCGGTTAGCGGTTCAGAAAGTTATCTGCCCTTAAAGGTAAACGTTGCTGGTGTTATTCCAGTTATCTTTGCTAGTTCTTTCATTGTGACACCCGCTACGGTTCTGGTTGCTTTCCAATCAAGTTACAGTGATGCAACTTGGTACAAGGTTTTATCAGAAATCTTTAGTTTACAAACGACAACTGGTGCATTGATTTATACATTTTTGATTATCCTCTTTACCTTCTTCTATGCCTTCGTTCAGGTGAATCCCGAAAAGTTGGCGGAGAATTTACAAAAGCAGGGAGCATATATCCCTAGTGTTTGGCCAGGTAAAGAAACCGAAAAATATGTTTCCAGCCTTTTGATGAAGCTGTCAACTGTTGGTGCTGTGTTCCTTGGCCTAGTTGCCTTGCTACCTCAACTTGCATCAAACATCTGGGGTCTACCACAGTCAATTGGCTTGGGTGGAACTAGCTTGTTGATCGTAATCGGGGTTGCTTTAGAAATTTCACGCCAAATCGATGGTTTGTTAATGAAACAAGAGTACGTTGGATTTATTAGATAG
- the rplO gene encoding 50S ribosomal protein L15, with protein sequence MKLHELKPAEGSRSDRKRVGRGTSSGTGKTAGRGQKGQLARSGGKTRLGFEGGQMPLFRRMPKRGFKNINRKEYAVVSLADLNRFEEGTEVTPALLVESGLVKKELAGVKLLANGELSVKLTVKVNKVSEAAKKAVEAAGGTIEVI encoded by the coding sequence ATGAAACTTCATGAATTGAAGCCTGCTGAGGGATCACGTAGTGATCGTAAGCGAGTAGGTCGTGGAACTTCATCTGGTACAGGTAAAACTGCTGGTCGTGGTCAAAAGGGCCAACTTGCAAGATCAGGTGGTAAAACACGTCTTGGTTTTGAAGGTGGTCAAATGCCATTATTCAGAAGAATGCCAAAACGTGGTTTCAAGAATATTAACCGTAAAGAATATGCAGTAGTTAGCTTGGCTGACTTAAACAGATTTGAAGAAGGTACTGAAGTTACACCTGCTTTATTAGTTGAAAGTGGATTAGTTAAGAAAGAATTAGCTGGTGTAAAGCTTTTAGCTAACGGTGAGCTTTCTGTTAAGTTGACTGTGAAGGTTAACAAGGTATCAGAGGCTGCCAAAAAGGCAGTTGAAGCAGCTGGTGGAACTATCGAGGTGATCTAA
- the rpmD gene encoding 50S ribosomal protein L30, translated as MAKLKVTLIRSAAHRLPAQRTIVKELGLNRVNSSVVKPDNAAIRGALLKIAHLISVEEVKD; from the coding sequence ATGGCTAAATTAAAAGTTACTTTAATCAGAAGCGCTGCTCATCGTCTTCCAGCTCAAAGAACTATTGTTAAAGAGCTTGGTTTGAACCGTGTAAATAGTAGCGTCGTAAAACCCGATAATGCAGCTATTCGTGGCGCATTACTCAAGATTGCGCACTTAATTAGTGTTGAAGAAGTTAAAGATTAA
- the rpsE gene encoding 30S ribosomal protein S5, with product MTTHIDPNTLELEDQLVGINRVTKVVKGGRRLRFAAIVIVGDKAGHVGFGTGKAQEVPEAIRKAVEDAKKNLIEVPTVGSTIPHETVGRYGAGRIMLKPAEEGSGVAAGGPVRIVMDLAGVADVTSKSLGSNTPINVIRATMDGLKSLNTREDLVALRGADAKSLQN from the coding sequence ATGACAACTCATATCGATCCAAACACACTTGAGTTAGAGGACCAATTGGTTGGTATCAACCGTGTTACTAAAGTTGTTAAAGGTGGACGTCGTCTAAGATTTGCCGCAATCGTCATTGTTGGTGATAAGGCTGGCCACGTTGGCTTTGGTACAGGTAAAGCTCAAGAAGTTCCAGAAGCTATTCGCAAGGCTGTTGAAGATGCTAAAAAGAACTTAATCGAAGTTCCAACTGTTGGCTCAACTATTCCTCATGAAACTGTTGGCCGTTATGGTGCAGGTCGGATTATGTTGAAACCTGCTGAAGAAGGTTCTGGTGTTGCAGCTGGTGGTCCAGTGCGTATCGTGATGGACCTTGCAGGTGTTGCCGATGTTACAAGTAAGTCACTTGGCTCAAATACACCTATTAATGTTATCCGCGCAACGATGGATGGCTTGAAGAGCTTGAATACTAGAGAAGATCTTGTAGCCCTTCGTGGTGCCGATGCTAAGAGTTTACAAAACTAG
- the rplR gene encoding 50S ribosomal protein L18, which yields MISKPDKNNVRLKRHSRIRNKISGTAERPRLSIFRSNKNIYAQLIDDVAGVTLASASSLDKSVSSDATKVEQAEAVGKLIAEAGKKKNITSIVFDRSGYLYHGRIQVLADAARENGLEF from the coding sequence GTGATTTCAAAACCAGATAAAAACAATGTACGTTTAAAACGTCATTCGCGTATTCGTAATAAAATTTCTGGTACTGCTGAGCGCCCACGCTTGAGTATTTTCCGTTCGAATAAAAACATCTACGCTCAATTAATTGATGACGTAGCGGGTGTAACGCTAGCAAGTGCCTCAAGTCTTGATAAGTCTGTTAGCTCAGACGCTACCAAGGTTGAACAAGCAGAAGCAGTTGGTAAATTAATTGCTGAAGCTGGTAAAAAGAAAAATATCACATCAATCGTTTTTGACAGAAGTGGTTACTTATACCACGGCCGTATTCAAGTTCTAGCTGATGCAGCCCGCGAAAACGGATTAGAATTCTAA
- the rplF gene encoding 50S ribosomal protein L6, protein MSRIGYKLIEVPAAVTITKNGDDVTVKGPKGELTRHFDPKITFEEKDGQVRFERSSESDKALHGTMRANLESMVVGVTDGYTKTLNLVGVGYRAQLQGKKLVLAVGYSHPVEFDAPEGIEIQVPSNTEIVISGISKQVVGQFAAEIRDVRPPEPYKGKGIRYADEIVRRKEGKTGK, encoded by the coding sequence ATGAGTCGTATTGGTTATAAATTAATTGAAGTTCCTGCAGCTGTTACAATCACCAAGAATGGTGACGATGTGACTGTTAAGGGACCTAAAGGCGAATTGACTAGACATTTTGATCCTAAAATTACGTTTGAAGAAAAAGATGGTCAAGTTCGTTTCGAACGTTCATCTGAATCTGACAAGGCTTTACATGGTACTATGAGAGCAAACCTTGAAAGTATGGTTGTTGGTGTTACCGATGGTTACACCAAGACACTTAACCTAGTTGGTGTTGGTTACCGTGCCCAATTACAAGGTAAGAAGTTAGTTCTTGCCGTTGGTTACTCACATCCTGTTGAATTCGATGCTCCTGAGGGTATTGAAATTCAGGTACCATCTAATACTGAAATCGTAATTTCAGGTATCAGCAAACAAGTTGTTGGTCAATTTGCAGCTGAAATTAGAGATGTTCGTCCACCAGAACCTTATAAAGGTAAAGGAATTCGTTACGCCGATGAAATCGTTCGTCGTAAGGAAGGTAAGACTGGTAAATAG
- the rpsH gene encoding 30S ribosomal protein S8, producing MVMTDPIADYLTRIRNANMARHDSVMIPASNIKKSISEILKQEGFIRDYEVSEDNKQGMIKVFLKYGRENERVITGLKRISKPGLRSYVPADNVPKVLNGLGIAIISTSNGVITDKEARQKNVGGEVLAYVW from the coding sequence ATGGTCATGACAGATCCAATCGCAGATTACTTAACAAGAATCAGAAATGCTAACATGGCAAGACATGATTCCGTTATGATTCCTGCATCAAACATCAAGAAGTCTATCTCTGAAATCCTGAAACAAGAAGGATTTATCCGTGATTACGAAGTTTCAGAAGACAATAAGCAAGGAATGATCAAGGTCTTCCTGAAATATGGTCGTGAAAACGAACGTGTTATCACTGGTTTAAAGAGAATATCAAAACCAGGACTTAGAAGTTACGTTCCAGCTGATAATGTGCCAAAGGTATTGAACGGTCTTGGGATTGCAATTATCTCAACATCTAATGGCGTTATTACTGACAAAGAAGCAAGACAAAAAAATGTTGGTGGCGAAGTGCTCGCCTACGTTTGGTAA
- a CDS encoding type Z 30S ribosomal protein S14, with protein sequence MAKTSQIVKNHRPAKFSTQAYTRCERCGRPHSVYRKFKLCRICLKELAHKGQIPGLKKASW encoded by the coding sequence TTGGCTAAGACATCACAAATTGTAAAAAACCACCGTCCAGCTAAATTCTCGACGCAAGCATACACAAGATGTGAGAGATGTGGTCGTCCACACTCTGTATATCGTAAATTCAAGTTATGCCGTATTTGCTTGAAAGAATTGGCACACAAAGGACAAATTCCAGGTCTTAAAAAGGCAAGCTGGTAA
- the rplE gene encoding 50S ribosomal protein L5, which translates to MTNRLKERYTAEIVPSLMKKFEYSSIMQAPKIEKIVLNMGVGDAVSNAKNLDEAVEELTLISGQKPMITKAKKSIAGFRLREGMSIGTKVTLRGERMYDFLDKLISVSLPRVRDFHGISAKAFDGRGNYTLGVREQLIFPEVDYDKVNRVRGLDIVIVTTANTDEEARELLTQVGMPFAK; encoded by the coding sequence GTGACTAATCGCTTAAAAGAAAGATATACTGCTGAAATCGTTCCATCATTGATGAAGAAGTTCGAATATTCTTCAATCATGCAAGCACCTAAGATTGAAAAAATCGTGTTGAATATGGGTGTTGGTGACGCAGTTTCAAATGCTAAGAATCTTGACGAAGCCGTTGAAGAGTTAACTCTGATTTCGGGCCAAAAGCCAATGATTACGAAAGCTAAGAAATCTATCGCTGGATTCCGTTTACGTGAAGGTATGTCAATTGGTACTAAGGTTACACTACGTGGTGAACGTATGTATGACTTCTTAGACAAATTGATTAGTGTTTCTCTTCCTCGTGTGCGTGATTTCCACGGTATCAGCGCAAAAGCTTTTGATGGTCGTGGTAACTACACTCTCGGTGTAAGAGAACAATTGATTTTCCCAGAAGTTGATTATGACAAGGTAAACCGCGTTCGTGGTTTGGACATTGTTATCGTTACGACTGCTAACACTGACGAAGAAGCACGTGAGCTTCTGACTCAAGTTGGTATGCCATTCGCAAAATAA
- the rplX gene encoding 50S ribosomal protein L24 has product MFVKTGDKVKVIAGKDKGKEGTILSVNKKNNKVVVEGINLVKKHQKPSQTNPNGGINDQEAAIDASNVMLIDPETNQPTRISHEVIDGKKVRVAKKSGKAIDK; this is encoded by the coding sequence ATGTTTGTTAAAACAGGTGACAAAGTTAAAGTTATTGCCGGTAAAGACAAAGGTAAAGAAGGCACGATTTTAAGTGTCAATAAGAAGAATAATAAAGTGGTTGTTGAAGGCATCAATTTGGTCAAGAAGCATCAAAAGCCTTCACAGACCAACCCAAATGGCGGAATCAACGACCAAGAAGCAGCAATCGATGCTTCAAATGTAATGTTGATTGATCCAGAAACTAACCAACCAACTAGAATCAGTCATGAAGTGATTGATGGCAAAAAAGTTCGTGTTGCTAAAAAATCTGGCAAGGCTATTGATAAATAA
- the rplN gene encoding 50S ribosomal protein L14: protein MIQQESRLKIADNSGAREILTIKVLGGSGRKVANIGDVIVATVKQATPGGVVKKGDVVKAVIVRTKSGARREDGSYIKFDENAAVLINADKSPRGTRIFGPVARELREHDFMKIVSLAPEVL, encoded by the coding sequence GTGATACAACAAGAAAGTCGTTTGAAGATTGCCGATAACTCTGGCGCTCGTGAAATCTTGACTATCAAAGTACTTGGTGGTTCAGGTCGCAAGGTTGCGAATATCGGTGATGTCATCGTTGCTACTGTTAAACAAGCAACACCAGGTGGCGTTGTCAAAAAGGGTGACGTTGTTAAGGCTGTTATCGTTAGAACAAAGTCAGGTGCGCGCCGCGAAGACGGATCTTATATCAAATTTGATGAAAATGCTGCAGTACTGATTAATGCAGATAAGAGTCCTCGAGGAACACGTATTTTTGGACCTGTCGCACGTGAATTACGTGAGCATGATTTTATGAAGATCGTATCTCTTGCTCCTGAAGTATTATAA
- the rpsQ gene encoding 30S ribosomal protein S17: MSEATERNSRHVYQGRVVSDKMDKTITVVVETYKTHPVYKKRVKYSKKYYAHDESNEAKVGDIVRIMETRPLSRSKRFRLTEIVEKAVII; the protein is encoded by the coding sequence TTGAGCGAAGCTACTGAAAGAAATAGTCGTCACGTCTATCAAGGTCGTGTTGTATCAGACAAGATGGACAAAACAATTACTGTTGTTGTTGAGACTTACAAGACACATCCTGTCTACAAGAAGCGTGTTAAATATTCTAAGAAATATTACGCACACGACGAAAGCAACGAAGCAAAAGTTGGAGATATTGTTCGCATTATGGAAACCCGACCATTATCTCGTTCAAAACGTTTCCGTTTGACAGAAATCGTTGAAAAGGCAGTTATTATTTAG
- the rpmC gene encoding 50S ribosomal protein L29: protein MKANEIKDLTTAQMLDKEKQYKEELFNLRFQQATGQLENTARLKQVRKNIARIKTVLREQELNK from the coding sequence ATGAAGGCTAATGAAATCAAAGATTTAACCACTGCGCAAATGTTGGACAAAGAAAAGCAATACAAAGAAGAACTCTTTAACTTGCGTTTTCAACAAGCTACTGGTCAATTGGAAAATACCGCTCGCTTGAAACAAGTTCGTAAAAATATTGCCAGAATCAAAACTGTTCTACGTGAACAAGAATTGAATAAATAG
- the rplP gene encoding 50S ribosomal protein L16, with the protein MLVPKRVKHRREFRGKMRGAAKGGKNVDFGQYGLEALESHWITNRQIEAARVAMTRYMKRGGKVWIRIFPHKSYTAKGVGVRMGSGKGAPAGWVAPVKREKILFEIGGVSEEVAREALRLASHKLPIKTKFVKREEVGGDSNEG; encoded by the coding sequence ATGTTAGTTCCTAAACGTGTAAAACACCGTCGTGAGTTCCGTGGTAAGATGCGCGGAGCTGCCAAAGGCGGTAAGAATGTTGATTTCGGTCAATATGGGTTAGAAGCATTAGAATCTCATTGGATTACTAACAGACAAATCGAGGCAGCTCGTGTTGCTATGACGCGTTATATGAAACGTGGTGGTAAAGTTTGGATTAGAATCTTCCCACATAAGTCATACACTGCTAAGGGTGTTGGTGTTCGTATGGGTTCTGGTAAAGGTGCACCAGCAGGTTGGGTAGCACCAGTTAAAAGAGAAAAGATCTTATTCGAAATTGGTGGCGTTTCTGAAGAAGTCGCACGTGAAGCATTAAGACTTGCATCACACAAATTGCCAATCAAGACTAAGTTTGTAAAACGCGAGGAAGTAGGTGGCGATTCTAATGAAGGCTAA
- the rpsC gene encoding 30S ribosomal protein S3 codes for MGQKINPIGFRVGVIRDWEAKWYADKDYADNLIEDIKVRKYIETKLAEASVSQVEIERAANKINVSIHTAKPGMVIGKGGSEVESLRKELNNLTNKQIHVNIVEVKQPDLDAKLVGEGIARQLEARIAFRRAQRQATTRTMRAGAKGIKTQISGRLNGADIARKEWHTEGTVPLHTLRADIDYAWVEARTTYGQLGIKVWIYRGEVLPARKNVAASTDQKKSVKGGN; via the coding sequence ATGGGTCAGAAAATTAACCCAATTGGTTTCCGTGTCGGAGTAATCCGCGATTGGGAAGCTAAATGGTATGCTGACAAGGATTATGCTGATAACTTAATTGAAGATATCAAAGTAAGAAAGTATATCGAAACTAAGTTGGCAGAAGCTTCAGTATCACAAGTAGAAATTGAACGTGCTGCAAATAAAATCAACGTTTCTATCCACACCGCTAAGCCTGGTATGGTTATTGGTAAAGGTGGATCAGAAGTTGAAAGTTTGAGAAAAGAACTTAACAACTTAACTAACAAACAAATTCACGTAAACATCGTGGAAGTTAAACAACCCGATCTTGATGCTAAATTGGTGGGTGAAGGTATCGCCCGTCAACTAGAAGCTCGTATTGCTTTTAGACGTGCACAAAGACAAGCAACTACACGTACTATGCGTGCGGGAGCAAAGGGTATCAAAACACAAATCTCAGGTCGTTTAAACGGTGCTGACATTGCGCGTAAGGAATGGCATACAGAAGGTACAGTTCCTCTTCACACTTTGAGAGCTGATATCGACTATGCTTGGGTTGAAGCAAGAACCACTTATGGCCAACTTGGTATTAAAGTTTGGATCTACCGTGGTGAAGTTTTACCTGCACGTAAGAATGTTGCAGCAAGTACTGATCAGAAAAAGAGCGTGAAAGGAGGAAACTAA
- the rplV gene encoding 50S ribosomal protein L22, which yields MADQITSAKAEGRTIRIAARKARLVVDLIRGKSVAEAFAILEFTPRAASPIVEKVLKSAVANAEHNYDLESANLYVSEAYVNEGPTLKRFRPRAKGMASPINKRTSHVVVVVSEKE from the coding sequence ATGGCAGATCAAATTACATCAGCTAAAGCTGAAGGTAGAACGATTCGCATCGCAGCCCGTAAGGCCCGCCTAGTTGTGGACTTAATTCGTGGCAAGAGCGTTGCAGAAGCATTCGCAATTCTTGAGTTTACTCCAAGAGCAGCATCTCCAATTGTTGAAAAAGTTTTGAAATCAGCAGTTGCTAACGCAGAACACAATTACGATTTAGAGTCTGCAAACCTTTATGTATCTGAAGCATACGTCAACGAAGGACCAACTCTTAAGAGATTCCGTCCACGTGCCAAAGGAATGGCTTCTCCAATCAACAAGAGAACTAGCCATGTCGTAGTCGTAGTTTCAGAAAAGGAATAG
- the rpsS gene encoding 30S ribosomal protein S19, with translation MSRSIKKGPFADAHLLKKIDAQADQEKKQVIKTWSRRSTIFPSFVGFTIAVYDGRKHVPVFISEDMVGHKLGEFVPTRTFRGHSGNDKKTTGK, from the coding sequence ATGAGCCGTAGTATTAAAAAAGGTCCATTTGCAGATGCGCATCTTTTGAAGAAGATCGATGCTCAAGCTGATCAAGAAAAGAAGCAAGTTATTAAGACATGGTCTCGTCGTTCAACTATTTTCCCTTCATTTGTAGGTTTTACAATAGCTGTTTACGATGGCAGAAAACATGTTCCAGTATTTATTTCTGAAGATATGGTTGGTCATAAACTTGGCGAATTCGTGCCAACAAGAACCTTCCGTGGTCATTCAGGCAACGACAAAAAGACAACAGGTAAGTAG
- the rplB gene encoding 50S ribosomal protein L2 has product MAIIKYKPTTNGRRNMTASDFAEITATKPEKTLLESESKTAGRNAHGHITVRHRGGGHKQKYRVIDFKRNKDDVKAVVKTIEYDPNRTANIALLHYTDGVKTYILAPKGLEVGQVLESGANADIKVGNALPLANIPVGTTIHNIEMKPGKGAQLIRSAGTSAQVLGHEEKYTLIRLNSGEVRMILSAARATIGAVGNEQHELIKIGKAGRTRWMGVRPTVRGSVMNPNDHPHGGGEGKAPIGRPSPMSPWGKKTMGVKTRDKKAKSERLVIRHRKGK; this is encoded by the coding sequence TTGGCTATTATTAAATATAAGCCAACGACCAACGGTCGACGGAATATGACTGCATCTGATTTCGCTGAAATTACAGCAACAAAGCCTGAGAAGACTTTGCTTGAATCAGAAAGCAAAACAGCGGGTAGAAATGCCCACGGTCATATCACTGTTAGACATCGTGGTGGTGGCCATAAGCAAAAGTATCGTGTAATCGACTTCAAGCGTAACAAAGACGATGTTAAAGCAGTCGTTAAGACGATTGAATACGATCCAAATAGAACAGCAAATATTGCTTTGCTACACTACACTGATGGTGTAAAGACTTACATCCTGGCCCCTAAGGGCCTTGAAGTAGGACAAGTTCTTGAATCTGGTGCAAACGCTGATATCAAGGTAGGTAACGCATTACCACTTGCAAATATCCCCGTTGGTACAACAATTCACAACATCGAAATGAAACCTGGTAAGGGTGCTCAATTGATTAGATCTGCTGGTACTTCAGCTCAAGTTCTTGGTCATGAGGAGAAATACACACTTATCCGTTTGAATTCCGGTGAAGTTCGGATGATTTTATCTGCAGCCCGTGCAACAATCGGTGCCGTTGGTAACGAACAACACGAATTAATTAAGATTGGTAAAGCTGGCCGTACTCGCTGGATGGGCGTTCGTCCAACAGTTCGTGGTTCTGTCATGAACCCTAACGATCACCCACATGGTGGTGGTGAAGGTAAAGCACCAATCGGTCGTCCATCTCCTATGTCACCATGGGGTAAGAAGACGATGGGTGTTAAGACTCGCGATAAGAAGGCTAAGTCAGAAAGACTCGTTATTCGTCATCGTAAGGGTAAATAA
- the rplW gene encoding 50S ribosomal protein L23 produces MNARDIILKPVITEDSMNLMEDGKYTFDVHTDADKTQVKNAVQEIFDVKVKSVNIMNVRGKKKRVGQHVGLTRRRRKAIVTLTSDSKQIKIFED; encoded by the coding sequence ATGAATGCACGTGATATCATTTTAAAGCCAGTAATCACTGAAGATTCAATGAATCTGATGGAAGATGGCAAATACACTTTCGACGTTCATACCGATGCCGATAAGACTCAAGTTAAAAACGCAGTTCAAGAAATTTTTGACGTCAAGGTTAAATCAGTTAACATCATGAACGTTCGCGGTAAGAAGAAGCGCGTTGGTCAACACGTTGGCTTAACTCGTCGCCGTAGAAAAGCTATTGTTACTCTAACTAGCGATTCTAAACAAATTAAAATCTTTGAAGATTAA
- the rplD gene encoding 50S ribosomal protein L4, whose product MASIKVLDQLGKEAGEMTLNDDVFGVEPNENVLFDAVIMQRASLRQGTHAVKNRSAVRGGGRKPWRQKGTGRARQGSIRSPQWRGGGIVFGPTPRSYSYKLPKKVRRLAIKSALSQKVLDESLIVLNKLAFESPKTKEFSAVLNNLNVDTKTLVIVEDDNMNAALSGRNLANTKVLPAKGLNVLDVVNYDKLIITQDAVKQIEEVLA is encoded by the coding sequence ATGGCTAGTATTAAAGTTTTAGATCAATTAGGTAAAGAAGCTGGCGAAATGACATTGAACGATGATGTTTTCGGTGTTGAGCCAAATGAAAATGTCTTGTTTGATGCAGTAATCATGCAAAGAGCTTCCCTTCGCCAAGGTACACATGCTGTGAAGAACAGATCTGCTGTACGTGGTGGTGGCCGTAAGCCTTGGAGACAAAAAGGTACAGGTCGTGCCCGCCAAGGTTCTATCCGTTCACCTCAATGGCGCGGTGGTGGTATCGTCTTTGGACCAACTCCAAGATCATACAGCTACAAGTTACCAAAGAAGGTCCGTCGTTTAGCTATCAAGTCAGCTCTTTCACAAAAAGTGCTTGACGAAAGTTTAATCGTCTTAAACAAATTAGCATTCGAAAGTCCAAAAACTAAGGAATTTTCAGCAGTATTGAACAACTTAAATGTTGACACAAAGACACTTGTTATCGTCGAAGACGACAACATGAACGCTGCTTTATCAGGTCGTAACTTAGCTAACACTAAGGTATTACCAGCAAAAGGCTTAAACGTTTTAGATGTTGTCAACTATGACAAGTTAATCATCACTCAAGATGCTGTTAAACAAATTGAGGAGGTATTAGCATAA
- the rplC gene encoding 50S ribosomal protein L3, whose translation MTKGILGKKVGMTQIFTEDGTLVPVTVVEATPNVVLQVKTVESDGYEAVQLGYQDVREVRQTKPAKGHAAKANTTPKRFVREIRNVELSEYEVGSEVTVDTFKEGDVIDVTGTTKGHGFQGNIKRWGQSRGPETHGSRYHRIPGSMGAVINRVFKGKRLPGRMGGKRVTIQNLSVVKVVADKNVILVSGNVPGAKNSLITIRSAVKAAK comes from the coding sequence ATGACCAAAGGAATCTTAGGCAAAAAAGTTGGTATGACGCAAATCTTCACTGAGGACGGTACATTGGTACCTGTAACTGTTGTTGAAGCTACACCAAACGTAGTTCTTCAAGTTAAGACAGTTGAGAGCGACGGCTACGAAGCTGTTCAACTCGGTTACCAAGACGTCCGTGAAGTTCGTCAAACAAAACCAGCTAAGGGACATGCTGCTAAAGCAAACACTACACCTAAGCGCTTCGTTCGAGAAATTCGTAATGTTGAGCTTAGTGAATATGAAGTAGGCTCAGAAGTTACGGTTGACACATTTAAGGAAGGTGACGTAATCGACGTTACTGGTACTACAAAGGGTCATGGTTTCCAAGGTAACATCAAGCGTTGGGGACAATCACGTGGACCTGAAACCCACGGTTCAAGATATCACAGAATCCCAGGTTCAATGGGTGCTGTTATCAACCGTGTGTTCAAGGGTAAGAGATTGCCGGGCCGTATGGGTGGCAAACGCGTGACTATCCAAAACCTTAGTGTTGTTAAGGTAGTTGCCGATAAAAACGTAATTTTGGTTTCTGGTAATGTTCCAGGAGCAAAGAACTCATTAATCACAATCAGATCAGCTGTTAAAGCTGCTAAATAG